In Massilia violaceinigra, one DNA window encodes the following:
- a CDS encoding carbohydrate-binding module family 20 domain-containing protein: MTSLRTSPLVRSLIAAGVLFGAASGQASAAGFNAPDTSVQMFRWKWNDIARECTNWLGPQGYGAVQVSPPQASASLGTWWDIYQPVNFTSLASNMGTEAEFQAMINTCHAAKVRVYADVVVNHMAAGAGTATNGSAWNSSALTYPNFSGLDFHPACDIQGGDYGSPGNRNSVTNCRLSGLPDLKTESSYVQGQVRTFFNKLVAMGVDGLRIDAAKHMAPGDISAILAGTNRTTTSGEALWLTQEVIPDSNVVRSGYFGNGTLNEFQYAYAMKAVFRNENGANLAQIRSIMGTPGNWGGTWGFVPSDKASVFVNNWDTERNGSSLVASNYVAGQVNDTQGSKRYDLANIFMLAWPYGHAQVHSGFRFNSYDQGPPAASPFDANGNPLINQSWDFIHRWSDISNMVAFRAATAGQGIDHFVNGTPNQIAFARGSKGFVAINNDGAAWNASLQTLLPAGTYCNVVTGKLNAAQTACSGDSATVGSNGIVSVSLAGNGGASVPALALHVNQKVSGGGSTPPACSTVAVTFRVANANTVPGQNVHVTGNRNELGNWTATNGNQLAIEGSGANAAWSRTVQLPPSTAIQYKFLKHGAVADVWERNQATSSGNRQATSPACGAAALVLDAGSFAF, from the coding sequence ATGACATCACTTCGTACATCGCCCCTGGTGCGCTCGCTGATCGCCGCCGGCGTCCTGTTCGGCGCCGCTTCCGGCCAAGCAAGCGCGGCCGGTTTCAACGCCCCGGACACCTCGGTCCAGATGTTCCGCTGGAAATGGAACGACATCGCCCGCGAGTGCACCAACTGGCTCGGCCCGCAGGGCTACGGCGCGGTCCAGGTATCGCCGCCGCAGGCGTCCGCCAGCCTGGGCACGTGGTGGGACATCTACCAGCCCGTCAACTTCACTTCGCTCGCAAGCAACATGGGGACCGAAGCCGAATTCCAGGCGATGATCAATACCTGCCACGCCGCCAAGGTGCGCGTGTACGCGGACGTGGTGGTGAACCACATGGCGGCCGGCGCCGGCACCGCCACCAACGGCTCGGCCTGGAATTCGAGCGCGCTGACCTACCCCAACTTCAGCGGCCTGGATTTTCATCCGGCCTGCGACATCCAGGGCGGCGACTACGGCTCGCCGGGCAACCGCAACAGCGTGACCAACTGCCGCCTGAGCGGCCTGCCCGACCTCAAGACCGAGAGCAGCTACGTCCAGGGCCAGGTGCGCACCTTCTTCAACAAGCTGGTGGCGATGGGCGTGGACGGCCTGCGCATCGACGCCGCCAAGCACATGGCGCCGGGCGACATCAGCGCCATCCTGGCCGGCACCAACCGCACCACCACCTCGGGCGAAGCGCTGTGGCTCACGCAGGAGGTCATCCCGGACAGCAACGTGGTGCGCTCGGGCTACTTCGGCAACGGCACCCTGAACGAATTCCAGTACGCGTACGCCATGAAAGCCGTGTTTCGCAACGAGAACGGCGCCAATCTTGCGCAGATCCGCAGCATCATGGGCACGCCCGGCAACTGGGGCGGGACCTGGGGCTTCGTGCCAAGCGACAAGGCGAGCGTGTTCGTCAACAACTGGGACACCGAACGCAACGGCAGTTCGCTGGTGGCCAGCAACTACGTGGCGGGGCAGGTCAACGACACCCAGGGCAGCAAGCGCTACGACCTGGCCAATATCTTCATGCTGGCCTGGCCGTACGGACACGCGCAGGTGCATTCGGGCTTTCGCTTCAACAGCTACGACCAGGGTCCGCCGGCAGCGAGCCCGTTCGATGCGAACGGCAATCCGCTGATCAACCAGTCGTGGGATTTCATTCACCGCTGGTCGGACATTTCCAATATGGTCGCCTTCCGCGCGGCCACGGCCGGCCAGGGGATCGACCACTTCGTCAACGGCACGCCGAACCAGATTGCCTTTGCGCGCGGCAGCAAGGGCTTCGTCGCGATCAACAATGACGGAGCGGCGTGGAATGCCTCTCTGCAAACGCTGCTGCCGGCGGGGACGTACTGCAATGTCGTGACGGGCAAGCTCAATGCCGCGCAGACAGCTTGCAGCGGCGACAGCGCAACGGTCGGCAGCAACGGCATCGTCAGCGTCAGCCTTGCGGGCAATGGCGGTGCCAGCGTGCCGGCGCTGGCCTTGCATGTGAATCAGAAAGTCAGCGGCGGCGGAAGCACGCCGCCAGCCTGCAGCACCGTGGCGGTGACCTTCCGCGTGGCCAATGCGAATACGGTGCCGGGGCAGAACGTGCATGTGACGGGCAACCGCAACGAGCTGGGCAACTGGACCGCGACCAACGGCAACCAGCTGGCGATCGAGGGCAGCGGCGCCAATGCGGCGTGGTCGCGCACGGTACAGTTGCCGCCGTCGACCGCGATCCAGTACAAATTCCTCAAGCACGGCGCGGTGGCGGATGTGTGGGAACGCAACCAGGCGACCAGCAGCGGCAATCGCCAGGCCACCAGTCCGGCCTGCGGGGCGGCGGCGCTGGTGCTCGATGCAGGGAGTTTTGCGTTTTAA
- a CDS encoding right-handed parallel beta-helix repeat-containing protein: MNLSRPHHPLLLAACLACLGLSLSARGTSASGNPAPGTPAAVAPAAASYHYYVASNGSDANPGTSSQPFETIPRASRVALPGTTVHVAPGTYAGGFRTTMSGTAERRISYISTVRGGARLVPPRGSTTKMAWENRGDFVDIVGFQVDGRNGHGGVRWTYGIYNAGSGALIRNNHVHHVGQDVPCTSASAAGISIDSYYKGRMGTVTGNTVHDIGPTDCRFVQGINMSTTGSVTNNVLYAIGGAAIQMWHDATKVVVSHNTIARSMTGILVGGGDPYYIKGPNDFTNVHNNIVYDNKYGISEQGSTGLHNSYRNNLVYLNAVADWQLKNGLKHSGTVAQAPQFVRYGKGGLPDFRLRPSSPGVGKGSGELALPADIAGKARARDSGIDIGAYQR, from the coding sequence ATGAACTTGTCCAGGCCACACCATCCTCTCCTGCTGGCAGCATGCCTTGCCTGCCTCGGGCTGTCCTTGTCGGCGCGCGGCACCTCGGCGTCCGGTAACCCGGCGCCAGGCACACCGGCGGCCGTCGCCCCGGCAGCCGCCAGCTACCACTACTACGTTGCGAGCAACGGTTCGGACGCCAATCCGGGCACGTCGTCCCAGCCGTTCGAAACCATCCCGCGCGCATCCAGGGTCGCCCTGCCCGGCACCACCGTGCACGTGGCGCCGGGCACGTACGCGGGCGGCTTTCGCACCACGATGAGCGGCACGGCCGAGCGCCGCATCAGCTACATTTCCACCGTGCGCGGCGGCGCGCGCCTGGTGCCGCCGCGCGGCTCGACCACCAAGATGGCGTGGGAAAACCGCGGCGACTTTGTCGACATCGTCGGCTTCCAGGTGGACGGGCGCAACGGCCACGGCGGCGTACGCTGGACCTACGGCATCTACAACGCCGGCTCGGGCGCGCTGATCCGCAACAACCACGTGCACCATGTGGGCCAGGACGTGCCCTGCACCAGCGCCAGCGCGGCCGGCATCAGCATCGACAGCTACTACAAGGGCCGCATGGGCACGGTGACCGGCAATACCGTGCATGACATCGGCCCCACCGATTGCCGCTTCGTCCAGGGCATCAACATGAGCACCACCGGCAGCGTCACCAACAATGTGCTGTATGCCATCGGCGGCGCTGCGATCCAGATGTGGCACGACGCCACCAAGGTTGTCGTGAGCCACAACACGATCGCCCGCTCGATGACGGGGATCCTGGTCGGCGGCGGCGACCCCTACTACATCAAGGGGCCGAACGATTTCACCAATGTGCACAACAACATCGTCTACGACAACAAATACGGCATCTCGGAGCAGGGTTCGACGGGCCTGCACAACAGCTACCGCAACAACCTGGTGTACCTGAACGCGGTCGCCGACTGGCAGCTGAAAAACGGCCTCAAGCATAGCGGCACGGTGGCGCAAGCGCCGCAGTTCGTGCGCTACGGCAAGGGCGGCCTGCCGGATTTCCGCCTGCGCCCCAGCTCGCCCGGGGTCGGCAAGGGCAGCGGCGAACTCGCTTTACCAGCCGACATCGCCGGCAAGGCGCGCGCCAGGGATAGCGGCATCGATATCGGGGCGTACCAGCGTTAG
- a CDS encoding PAS domain S-box protein, producing the protein MAALCGLNILDTPPEERFDRITRSAQRMFDCPIALMTLVDSERQWFKSRLGLDVPETPRNISFCAHAILRNFPFVIPDAAADPRFADNPLVLGPPHIRFYAGIPLRADNGALVATLCLIDRVPRSFSDDDIAALCDLAQWAELELNVYTIKQATEVSREKEARLRAIVEHAGDAIITIDDQGLVETFNPEAQRLFACRPDQIIGGSFSKLVARHYRAAVTSYVRALARDGIGDGVRINRQVFGQRSDGTRFPANLVVSEMHINGRRAFTGLVRDISARRRKADEMKRLNRRLAETLSLQQAILNSNNYAIIYVNVHGQVIMFNDGAQRMLGYSEAEMRTQSSLLVLHDPAELEARVHALSAELGRPIRPGAEMFIAKARERLPDESEWTYIRKDGSRLPVLLSVSAVWDDENALSGFVGIAQDISERKKMENMKNEFISTVSHELRTPMTSIKGSLGLLAGGAAGEIPVRAKVLLDIASKNCDRLVRLINDILDVEKIESGNMRFEPVVQPLLPLVEQAIAATHAFASPFKVSFDLRSDNGDLMVAADTDRLIQVIVNLLSNAAKFAPPGGVVEVRLLRQPGYARLSVTDHGPGIPDQFRSRIFQKFAQADASDTRPKGGTGLGLNISKAIIERHRGRIDFLSECGVRTEFFFELPLAA; encoded by the coding sequence ATGGCCGCACTATGCGGCCTCAATATCCTCGATACCCCGCCCGAGGAGCGCTTCGACCGCATCACGCGCAGCGCCCAGCGCATGTTCGACTGTCCGATCGCGCTGATGACCCTGGTCGACAGCGAACGCCAGTGGTTCAAATCGCGCCTTGGCCTCGATGTGCCTGAAACGCCGCGCAATATCTCCTTTTGCGCGCACGCGATCCTGCGCAACTTCCCATTCGTCATTCCCGACGCGGCCGCCGACCCGCGCTTTGCCGATAATCCGCTGGTGCTCGGTCCCCCGCACATCCGCTTTTACGCCGGCATTCCCCTGCGCGCCGATAACGGCGCCCTGGTCGCCACCCTGTGCCTGATCGACCGCGTGCCGCGCAGCTTTTCCGACGACGATATTGCCGCCCTGTGCGACCTGGCGCAATGGGCCGAACTCGAACTGAATGTGTACACGATCAAGCAGGCCACCGAGGTCAGCCGCGAAAAGGAAGCGCGCCTGCGGGCGATTGTCGAACACGCGGGCGACGCCATCATCACCATCGACGACCAGGGCCTGGTCGAAACCTTCAATCCCGAGGCGCAGCGCCTGTTCGCATGCCGGCCCGACCAGATCATCGGCGGGTCATTCAGCAAGCTGGTGGCGCGTCATTACCGTGCCGCCGTCACCAGTTATGTGCGCGCACTGGCGCGCGACGGCATCGGCGACGGCGTGCGCATCAACCGCCAGGTATTCGGGCAGCGCAGCGACGGTACCCGTTTTCCGGCCAACCTGGTGGTGAGCGAAATGCACATCAACGGGCGCCGCGCCTTTACCGGCCTGGTACGCGATATTTCGGCGCGGCGCCGCAAGGCCGATGAAATGAAACGCCTGAACCGGCGCCTGGCGGAGACGCTCAGCCTGCAGCAGGCGATTTTGAACAGCAATAACTACGCCATCATTTACGTCAATGTGCACGGCCAGGTCATCATGTTCAACGATGGCGCGCAGCGCATGCTCGGTTATTCCGAAGCCGAAATGCGCACCCAGTCGTCGTTGCTGGTGCTGCACGACCCGGCGGAGCTGGAAGCGCGCGTGCATGCGCTCAGCGCCGAACTGGGGCGTCCGATCCGGCCTGGCGCGGAAATGTTCATCGCCAAGGCGCGCGAGCGCCTGCCCGACGAATCCGAATGGACGTATATCCGCAAGGATGGCAGCCGGCTGCCGGTACTGTTGTCGGTTTCCGCCGTCTGGGATGATGAAAACGCGCTGTCCGGCTTTGTCGGCATCGCCCAGGACATCAGCGAACGCAAGAAAATGGAAAACATGAAGAATGAATTCATTTCCACGGTCTCTCATGAACTGAGAACGCCGATGACCTCCATCAAAGGCTCGCTCGGCCTGCTGGCGGGCGGCGCGGCGGGCGAGATTCCCGTGCGCGCCAAGGTGCTGCTCGATATCGCCAGCAAGAATTGCGACCGCCTGGTGCGCCTGATTAACGACATTCTCGACGTCGAAAAAATCGAGTCCGGCAATATGCGTTTCGAGCCGGTGGTCCAGCCCTTGCTGCCGCTGGTGGAACAGGCCATCGCCGCAACCCATGCCTTTGCCTCTCCCTTCAAGGTCAGCTTCGATCTGCGTTCCGACAATGGCGACCTGATGGTGGCCGCCGATACCGACCGGCTGATCCAGGTGATCGTCAACCTGCTTTCGAACGCGGCCAAGTTCGCCCCGCCCGGCGGCGTGGTCGAAGTGCGCCTGCTGCGCCAGCCGGGATACGCGCGCCTGTCGGTGACCGATCATGGCCCCGGTATTCCCGACCAGTTCCGCAGCCGTATTTTCCAGAAATTCGCCCAGGCCGATGCGTCGGACACGCGCCCGAAAGGCGGCACCGGCCTTGGCCTGAATATCTCGAAAGCCATCATCGAACGGCATCGCGGCCGCATCGATTTTCTCAGCGAATGCGGCGTGCGCACCGAGTTTTTCTTTGAACTGCCGCTCGCGGCATAA
- a CDS encoding transposase — protein sequence MARPDFASDVSREEFEAVRGMLEAARRKTRPRKHDLYDVFCAVLYFLESGTAWRGVPEGFPPWRTVHEYFTQWTAVRPGEPMLLETALEQIGRPNTVATLHKVLGRH from the coding sequence ATGGCACGACCCGATTTCGCGAGCGACGTTTCGCGCGAAGAGTTTGAGGCGGTACGCGGCATGCTGGAAGCGGCGCGCCGCAAGACGCGCCCGCGCAAGCACGATCTGTACGATGTGTTTTGCGCAGTGTTGTATTTTCTGGAAAGTGGGACCGCCTGGCGCGGCGTGCCGGAGGGGTTTCCGCCCTGGCGCACGGTGCACGAATATTTTACCCAGTGGACGGCGGTGCGGCCGGGCGAACCCATGCTGCTCGAAACAGCGCTGGAGCAGATCGGCCGGCCCAACACCGTGGCAACCCTGCACAAGGTGCTGGGCCGGCACTGA
- a CDS encoding response regulator: MDTSTIYSKTSKGMTELKNGCKNLARDPARVLSMINGRSSVHDFLALGGMSIDKLVSELDALTKQGLVRVFAGAQQSLPAAQAQAAMHDDGFDFSETLPTLDVTELTPQESVEAWAQARRGATELKNTGFYSYGNKAQLGASKHALTALVVEDDEELSELLVVLLSEKGFTVHAAGNMNDALAVVQTAMAPDLVLLDIVLPGLPGKDGFDLLAAIRRNEGWSKAPVVMVTSEVSDDQVMKGLKAGADGYIFKPFKWETLYSCIQSVVGI, from the coding sequence ATGGATACATCGACGATCTACAGCAAAACTTCCAAAGGCATGACGGAGCTGAAAAACGGGTGCAAGAACCTGGCCCGCGATCCGGCCCGGGTTTTATCGATGATTAACGGACGCTCCAGCGTGCACGATTTTCTCGCGCTGGGCGGCATGTCGATCGATAAGCTCGTCAGCGAGCTCGACGCGCTGACCAAACAGGGTCTGGTGCGCGTGTTTGCCGGTGCACAGCAAAGCCTGCCGGCAGCGCAGGCACAGGCCGCCATGCACGATGACGGATTCGATTTTTCGGAAACCCTGCCGACCCTCGACGTGACCGAGCTGACCCCGCAAGAGAGCGTGGAAGCCTGGGCCCAGGCCCGGCGCGGCGCGACCGAACTGAAAAACACCGGCTTCTATTCGTACGGGAACAAGGCGCAGCTGGGCGCGAGCAAACATGCCCTGACGGCCCTGGTGGTCGAAGACGATGAGGAACTGTCGGAACTGCTGGTGGTGCTGCTGAGCGAAAAGGGTTTTACCGTGCATGCGGCCGGCAACATGAACGATGCGCTGGCGGTGGTGCAGACCGCCATGGCGCCCGACCTGGTGCTGCTCGACATCGTCCTGCCCGGCCTGCCAGGGAAGGATGGCTTCGATCTGCTGGCCGCCATCCGCCGCAATGAGGGCTGGTCCAAGGCGCCGGTGGTCATGGTGACGTCGGAAGTATCCGACGACCAGGTAATGAAAGGCTTAAAGGCGGGAGCCGACGGCTACATCTTCAAACCCTTCAAATGGGAAACGCTGTATTCCTGCATCCAGAGCGTGGTCGGCATCTGA
- a CDS encoding thioredoxin family protein yields the protein MANDANAQTTTVIGWHHDPDAAFAQARASGKPLFLYWGAGWCPPCNRLKAAVLAEPAFAALAPSFVPLHIDGDAAGAQRAADRLHLRSYPSLVLYRPDGAEITRLPCELAGPRFLEMLQLALTAPFTAAQSLRDALSGQRALSADEWRLLAFYSWDTDEGQLLAGRDLAATLAGLRDACTEPEPALRLAWHALHAATSANGHEGLAMLLRTLADAQAVLAHVDLVTNYAVDMVRALTAPQSEQRMALTSAWSDALQRLESSEALDPADQLAALRVRVRMARLGSPVAGLNALLRERVASVLAGAQEPALRHHVINTAAGAFSDAGLLDDADAVLRAALPGSHAPFYFMHNLAAVAKKRGDISAMLDWYQQALEQASGPATRLQWGATFLLALIDATPADAERIGRLAAALLSEVDGMTDANYRRNGTQLARMLNKLSALNGSGEQVEKLKQALLIRVNE from the coding sequence ATGGCCAACGATGCCAACGCGCAGACAACCACCGTCATCGGCTGGCATCATGATCCGGACGCCGCTTTTGCCCAGGCGCGCGCCAGTGGCAAGCCGCTGTTCCTGTACTGGGGCGCCGGGTGGTGTCCGCCGTGCAACCGGCTCAAGGCGGCGGTGTTGGCCGAGCCCGCCTTTGCCGCGCTGGCGCCGTCGTTCGTGCCGCTGCACATCGATGGCGACGCCGCCGGCGCGCAGCGTGCAGCCGATCGCCTGCATCTGCGCAGCTACCCGTCCCTGGTGCTGTACCGTCCCGATGGCGCCGAAATCACGCGCCTGCCGTGCGAACTGGCGGGGCCGCGCTTTCTTGAGATGCTGCAACTGGCGCTGACGGCGCCGTTCACGGCGGCGCAATCGCTGCGGGACGCCCTGTCGGGCCAGCGCGCCCTGTCCGCCGACGAGTGGCGCCTGCTCGCTTTTTATTCCTGGGATACCGATGAAGGCCAGCTGCTGGCCGGGCGCGACCTGGCCGCCACGCTCGCCGGCTTGCGCGATGCCTGCACCGAGCCCGAGCCGGCGTTGCGCCTGGCCTGGCACGCGCTGCACGCCGCCACGTCCGCCAACGGGCATGAGGGGCTGGCCATGCTGCTGCGCACGCTGGCCGACGCGCAGGCGGTGCTGGCGCACGTCGATCTGGTGACCAACTATGCGGTCGACATGGTGCGCGCGCTGACGGCGCCGCAGTCGGAACAGCGCATGGCATTGACAAGCGCGTGGTCCGACGCGCTGCAGCGGCTCGAGTCGTCCGAGGCGCTGGATCCGGCCGACCAGCTGGCGGCCTTGCGCGTGCGGGTGCGCATGGCGCGCCTGGGCAGCCCTGTTGCCGGCCTGAACGCACTGCTGCGCGAGCGGGTTGCCAGCGTGCTGGCGGGCGCGCAAGAACCGGCGCTGCGCCATCACGTGATCAACACCGCGGCCGGCGCGTTTTCCGATGCGGGCTTGCTCGACGACGCCGACGCGGTCCTGCGCGCCGCGCTGCCCGGTTCGCACGCGCCGTTCTACTTCATGCACAATCTGGCCGCCGTCGCCAAAAAACGTGGCGATATTTCCGCCATGCTCGACTGGTACCAGCAAGCCTTGGAACAGGCCAGCGGCCCGGCCACGCGCCTGCAATGGGGCGCCACCTTCCTGCTGGCGCTGATCGATGCGACGCCGGCTGACGCGGAGCGCATCGGCCGCCTTGCCGCCGCGCTACTGTCTGAGGTGGACGGCATGACGGACGCCAACTACCGCCGCAACGGCACCCAGCTTGCACGCATGCTGAACAAGCTGAGCGCCTTGAATGGTTCCGGCGAGCAAGTCGAAAAACTTAAGCAGGCCTTACTGATCAGAGTCAACGAATAA
- a CDS encoding Hpt domain-containing protein, with protein MNTPADLQAKVALLAQGFRTRLPARFEQMDAAYALCRSDMAERAHGQELYRLLHSLGGAAGTFGAAELGLAARRIEEKIKTQLAENDWTIENLDDIGADMAALRLMALSTPAA; from the coding sequence ATGAACACGCCCGCCGATCTGCAGGCCAAGGTGGCGCTGCTGGCACAGGGATTCCGCACGCGCCTGCCGGCCCGTTTCGAGCAGATGGATGCGGCGTATGCGCTGTGCCGCAGCGATATGGCCGAGCGCGCGCACGGGCAGGAACTGTACCGGCTATTGCATTCGCTGGGCGGCGCGGCCGGTACGTTTGGTGCGGCCGAGCTGGGACTGGCGGCGCGCCGCATCGAAGAAAAAATCAAAACGCAGCTTGCCGAAAACGACTGGACAATCGAGAATCTGGATGACATCGGTGCCGACATGGCCGCGCTGCGGCTCATGGCCTTGTCCACGCCGGCAGCGTAA
- a CDS encoding cation:proton antiporter, which produces MTTTHWFILIGCLMLARGLMATSISRLPFTSAIVYLCVGLGLGPMVLGIFSFSPVEQSHLLETLTEIAVLVSLFSAGVKMPVPISRQRWMPAFRLAWVSMSLSVGVIATFCYFVLGLPLGAGVLLGAILAPTDPVLATDVQVRHPDDRDRLRFTLTCEAGMNDGSAFPFVMLGLGLLGAHELGDFGWRWVLVDVLWATLAAIAIGTLGGAALGRLGWMLRGKDPKHEVLDDLVGLGLIAVVYGLSVVFVAWGFLAVFFAGVALRQTELVLSGAHKDRQGLLVPEKSKDDPGAEAPPTNMPLTVSAESLVFKEHLERLSELTLVLLLGGMVSMHDWNWRSVGTALFLFVVARPLSVMIGLLGSDSSMRIRGITAWFGVRGIGSLYYLMYAINHGLPVSLSRELIQITIVVIMLSIVVHGTSVKPLLERFWRRKQR; this is translated from the coding sequence ATGACGACTACCCACTGGTTTATTCTGATCGGTTGCCTGATGCTGGCGCGGGGCCTGATGGCGACCAGTATTTCGCGCCTGCCGTTCACGTCGGCCATCGTCTACCTGTGCGTCGGCCTCGGCCTCGGCCCCATGGTGCTGGGGATTTTTTCCTTCAGCCCGGTGGAGCAATCGCACCTGCTCGAAACCCTCACCGAAATCGCCGTGCTCGTCTCTCTGTTCTCGGCCGGCGTAAAGATGCCGGTGCCGATTTCGCGCCAGCGCTGGATGCCGGCCTTCCGCCTGGCGTGGGTTTCGATGAGCCTGAGCGTGGGCGTGATCGCCACCTTCTGCTATTTCGTGCTCGGCTTGCCGCTGGGCGCTGGCGTGCTGCTCGGCGCCATCCTCGCCCCCACCGACCCGGTGCTGGCCACCGATGTCCAGGTGCGCCATCCCGACGACCGCGACAGGCTGCGCTTCACCCTCACCTGCGAAGCGGGCATGAACGATGGCTCGGCCTTCCCTTTCGTGATGCTGGGCCTGGGCTTGCTCGGCGCCCATGAACTGGGCGACTTCGGCTGGCGCTGGGTGCTGGTCGACGTGCTGTGGGCCACCCTGGCCGCGATCGCCATCGGCACCCTGGGCGGCGCGGCGCTTGGCCGGCTCGGATGGATGCTGCGCGGCAAAGATCCCAAGCACGAGGTGCTCGACGACCTCGTCGGCCTGGGCCTGATTGCCGTCGTGTACGGCCTGAGCGTGGTGTTCGTGGCCTGGGGCTTCCTGGCCGTGTTTTTCGCCGGCGTGGCCCTGCGCCAGACCGAACTGGTGTTGTCGGGCGCCCACAAGGACCGCCAGGGCTTGCTGGTGCCCGAAAAATCCAAGGACGATCCGGGCGCCGAAGCCCCGCCGACCAACATGCCGCTGACCGTCAGCGCCGAGTCGCTGGTGTTCAAGGAGCATCTCGAACGGCTGTCGGAACTGACCCTGGTCCTGCTGCTCGGCGGCATGGTGTCGATGCATGACTGGAACTGGCGCAGCGTCGGCACGGCCCTGTTCCTGTTCGTGGTGGCCAGGCCGCTGAGCGTGATGATCGGCCTGCTCGGCTCGGACAGCTCGATGCGCATCCGCGGCATCACCGCCTGGTTCGGCGTGCGCGGCATCGGCTCGCTGTATTACCTGATGTATGCCATCAACCACGGCTTGCCGGTTTCGCTCTCGCGCGAGCTGATCCAGATTACGATCGTCGTCATCATGCTCTCGATCGTGGTGCACGGCACCAGCGTCAAGCCGCTGCTCGAGCGCTTCTGGCGCCGGAAACAGCGCTAG
- a CDS encoding response regulator, with the protein MTALSLVLYVEDDPDIQTVAQMALEMVGGLALRTCSSGREALAAAAECKPDLLLLDVMMPGMDGPTTLSELRKLPNTASTPVIFMTAKVQASEVAYYRSLGALGVIAKPFDPMQLPLQVRQLWDEAMA; encoded by the coding sequence ATGACTGCACTTTCCCTGGTCCTGTACGTGGAAGACGATCCCGATATCCAGACCGTCGCCCAGATGGCGCTCGAAATGGTCGGCGGACTGGCCTTGCGTACCTGCAGTTCGGGCCGCGAAGCGCTGGCGGCGGCCGCAGAGTGCAAGCCGGACCTGCTCCTGCTCGACGTCATGATGCCCGGAATGGACGGCCCGACGACCCTGTCCGAATTGCGCAAGCTGCCCAATACCGCCAGCACGCCGGTCATTTTCATGACGGCCAAGGTCCAGGCCAGCGAAGTGGCATATTACCGCTCGCTCGGCGCGCTCGGCGTGATCGCCAAACCCTTCGATCCGATGCAGTTGCCGCTGCAAGTGCGCCAGCTGTGGGACGAGGCGATGGCATGA